Genomic window (Spirosoma sp. KCTC 42546):
TCGCGCTACTGCTTCCCGTCTGTTCATTTGTTTATCAATTACGTTTGGCTACAATCTTTTTTTTGACAGGATTTACAGGATGAACAGGATTATCTCCAATAAACCAATCCTGTTCATCCTGTAAATCCTGTCAAAAAATATAATACTAGAAGGCGACAACACCGCTTATCTAATACCCTGGATTTTGCTTGATCTTGTCTTTGTTGACATCAATCTGCGCCTGAGGGACCGGGAAGACCAAATTATTCTCCGTCAGCACGTTGACTAATCGAATCTGATCCTTCTTGCTGTTCAAAAGTGGAATAGCCCGACCCGTACGAACGAGGTCATACCAGCGATGGCATTCAAATGCGAGTTCGACCCGGCGCTCCTGCTCCATTGCTAATCGGAACGATTGCTGATCTGGAATATCGGTAGCAGTTTTCGCTTTCAAACCTGCCCGGGTACGAATCTGATTCAGGTAGGTAAAAGCCTCGCCCGTAGGCTGATAGCCCACTTCGTTTAAGCTCTCGGCATACATCAACAGCACATCGGCATAGCGAATGATCGGGATGTTGTTCCCGTTATCATTATTCGTGGCGGGGGTATCGAAATACTTCTTTACGTAGTTCGCCGTCACGACCTGACCACTGGCGTTTACATATGAGATGGCCATCGAAATATCCCTGCGTACGTCACCTGGCTCATAGGCCTTATACAAATCTTCAGTGGGTTGATTATTCCCATTACCACTGAACGCAATGACCGAATTACCAGAGGATTGTGGCGCAAACAGGTTCGGCCAGGGGTTTCCTTCGGCTGATCCACCCGATTTATACTGCACATCAAACACCGACTCTTTGTGATTCTTATTGCTCACTTTAAACACATCGGCGTAACTGGGCAAAATAGCGTACACATTCAGGTCAATCACCTCTTTCAGCTTGGCAACCGCCTGCGCATATTTCTTCTGGGTCAGGTACACTTTGCCCAGCATGGATTTAGCAGCGCCCTTCGTGGCCCGACCCACATCAACTCCCGTATAGGTTACAGGCAAAGCAGCTTCGGCCTCCGAGAGGTCCTTTTCGATCTGTGCATACACTTCCGTTTTAGGATTACGGGTATACGCGTACCCATCGTCGGGGTTGTTGATCGGCTTGGTCACCAGGGGCACATCGCCGTAGGTTTGTACCAGAATGAAGTAAATCCAGCCCCGCAAAAACTTCACTTCACCAATGTAGCGACTCTTGATGGCTGCGTCCATCGTAATCCCGTCAATTTTATCCAGAATGGTGTTGAATCGCGCAATGGCCGAGTAACAGTCATTCCATCGACCAGAAATGTACGGGTTCGTCGTTTTGATGTAAAAGCGATCAAACTCATCCTGATCGGTGATGGAACCAGAGGCCACGGGTACCGTATTATCCGACGCTATTTCCCCGAATACGTAGCTGTTGCCCGCAATACCATCGGCTTGCAGGGCGGCATAGCTTCCGCTAAGCGCGTTTTTTATATCGTCGCCCGTTTTGTAGAAATTATCGGTCGTGGCATTCGAAATCGGACTTAAATCCAGGAATTGCTGGCGGCACGAACTGATGAAAAATACCACCAGGACGCTCGCAAGGATTCTATATATCTTCATTGTTGAAACTAATTAGAAGGTAATTTAAACACAGAGGCACAGAGTGTTCCACAGAGAATACAGAGGGTTAAAGGAGGTATAAATCAGTGTTTTTCATATAATTAAACGCTGTGTTCTCCGTGAAATCCTCCGTTCCTCTGTGTTTAACTCTGTCTCAAAATCCCACATTGATACCAAACGTATAGGTCCTCGCCAGTGGATACGCGCCGTAGTCGATGCCCGCCGATAAGGGACTTTCGTAGTTGCTCACTTCCGGGTTGTAGTTCAGGTACTTCGTCCAGGTGTACAGATTCTGAGCCGATACGTATAACCGCAGTTGCTGGATCTTGACCTTGTTCAGCAGCTTTGTTGGCAGCCGATACCCCAGATTGACGTTCTGAATCCGCACATAACTGGCATCCTCCACCCAGCGCGACGACACGGCATTGTTGTTACCCGTGCTACGCTCATTGGCCCGTGGTGTGATACCATCGCCCGGATCACTCGCCGACCGCCAGCGATGCAAGGCCGTTGTCATCTGGTTCTGGTTGCCTTCCATATTGTCGAAGTACCGGCGACCGATGTTTAGAATTTTGCCGCCCTGCGTACCCTGAATGGAAATATTCAGATCAAATCCTTTGTAGCTGAACGAGTTGGTAAAGCCGTAAATGAAATCGGGCTGGTTGTTGCCCAAGATAGTACGGTCGGTTGCCGTGATTTTGCCATCGCCATCGATATCAGCGTATTTCACATCGCCCGGCCGGGATGTAACATCGTGTGGGTTGGCATCTAAATCGGCCTGATTCTGAAAAATCCCGAGTTGTTTATAACCGTAAAAACTACCGATGGGCGCTCCGATCTGCGTAATGGTTAAATCGGCCAGACTGCCGCTGGTTGTCCGGATCGGATCGCCGGTTGGGCCGAGTTCCAGCACTTTGTTGCGGTTATACGAGAGATTAATTGTCGTATTCCAGATAAAGCCTTTGGTCATGTTGCGGGTATTGAGCGCAAACTCCATCCCCTTATTTTCCATCTTCCCGATGTTCTTATAGGCCGATGTAAAACCCGTCAGCGAAGGCACATTGACCGACAACAACAGATCTTTGGTAATCCGATGGTAATAATCGACACTCAGGTAAATTCGGTTATTGACCAGACCCACGTCAATACCTGCATCGAACTGCTGATTTTTCTCCCAGCCTAGTTTCGAATTCGCCAGCGAAGACGGCGCTAACCCATTGACCAGGTTATTGTTAAAGCTGTAGTTATCGGGTCGTAACTGGCCTACGTAGGGATAATTATCCGAGAATGCGTTGTTTCCCGACAGCCCGTAACTAACCCGAAGTTTGGTTTCGGAGATGGCCCGTATATTTTTCATAAACGACTCCTCGCTCACGCGCCAGCCCAACGACCCCGCCGGAAACGTACCCCAACGATTATCAGGCCCGAAAATGGACGATCCGTCCCGACGAACCGACAGATTCGCCAAGTACTTGCCCTTGTAACTGTAGTTGGCCCTGGCAAAATACGAGACCGATGCATTGGCTGTTTTGAACGACCAGGCAGTCGTTGTGGAACCACTGGCGCTGGCATTCAACGTCTCGACAACGTCATTGGCGTATGAACTCCCCGAAGCACTGCTCGACTGAAACTTGGTTGACGTAGCTTCCATACCGACCAGAGCCTCAATGTTGTGTACCGAGTTGATGTTTTTGGTATAGCCCACAACCTGGTTGAACAACCAGCTCAAATTCTGATCGGAGTAAACGGTTCCCATAGCCGTAGTCGGTGGCAACAGATTGCTCAGCGGCATTCTCGACGTGCGGTAGGTATTGCGTCGGTTATCGCTGAAGTTTACATTGGCCGATGCCCGGTAATTGAAATTCTTCAGGAATCCATAGTCTGCGTAGATATTTCCGAGCAGGTTTCCCGACAGATAGGGACTGTTATATTCGGTAATATTGGCCAGCGGATTCGTAACGCCCGGCAGGTTATACGGTGCCGCCAGCGCCAGTTGTGATGAATAGGAGCCATCGGCCGCATAAACAGGAGCCATCGGAATAGCTGCCAGTGCTGCCGTAATGATGCCCTGATTAAACCACTGATTTTCAGCCGTAACCTCCTGAACATTTTTGAAAGAAGGGTTCAGGTTCATACCCACTTTCAGCTTTGGCAACAGGTTTACTTCGACATTGGCGCGGAAAATGTACCGATCCAGCGACGATTTCAGAATGATACCGTCCTGCTTCAGGTAACTCCCGCTTACCAGATACCGCGCCTTTTCATTACCGCCCGATACCGAAAGCTGGTAGCTGCTCATCTTGGCCCGGCGAAAGATCAAATCCTGAAAATCGGTGTAGGGCAGATTGGCGACTTTGGCTGGATCGTCATAATTGAACCAATCGAACAAATCACCCCGTGGGTAGCGATAACGCAGGTAACTGGACGGCCGAACGCTGTTTGGATCGGATGCGCTGCCTCCCGGAACATTGTCTAAATAAGCCGTATTGGAGGCTTCCTTGGCAAATTCAGCATATTGCTGCGAGTTCAGCAGGTCTATTTTCTTAGTGATTTCCTGAAAGCCGGTATACACATCCAGGTTCACATTCATACGCCCCGGTTTCCCGCGTTTCGTCGTGACCAGCAGAACGCCATTAGATCCTTTAGACCCGTAAATAGCTGTGGATGAAGCGTCTTTCAGGACGTCGATGCTTTCAATATCAATACTACTGAGCAAGCCGAAAACACCGGAACCAACAATATTTCCGTCGACCACGATCAGGGGCGAGGTTCCCGCACTGATCGAGCCGAAGCCCCTCACTTTAATGGCTGGCGTGCTACCGGGAGCGCCACTGGTTTGTTGAATGACAACCCCCGGAATTTTCCCCTGCAAGGCCGTAGCTACGTTCGATACGGGCATGTCTCGAATTTCGCCCATCGGTACAGATGCGATGGCTGCGGTTACGTCGGCCCGTTTCTGGGTTCCATAACCCACCACAACTACTTCCCCTAAGGCTTTGGTATCGGTGGTTAGGGTAACGGTCAAAATAGACTCGTTCCCGACAGTGACTTCTTTCGGCAAATACCCAACCGAGCTGAATACGAGCGTGGTTTCGGTGTCGGGCAGTTCCAGTTTAAACTGCCCCTGTGCATCGGTCGTCGTGCCTTTCTGCGTTCCTTTTATGACGACGTTTACGCCGGGAAGTGTGACGCCGGTCTGGTCACTCACCGTTCCCGATACCGAACGGGCAACCTGTTCAATTGGCGTTACCAAAGACGCCTGATCGACATCAACGGGAGCCGGTTTAGCCGGACGATCGGGCCGGATGATGATCATGTTGCCACTCACTTCGTAGGCGAGTTGAAGCGGTTTCAGCAGTTTGATCAATACCTGCGAAAGTGGCTCTGATTGGCTTTTAACGGATATTTTACGATCCGACTGGATAATTTGCGAGCTAAACACAAAACGGGCATCAACTTGTTTTTCAATCTGATGCAGTACTTTTTTTACATTCTGACTCTCTACCGAAAGCGTAATTCTCTGGTCGAGAAGCTGCTGGGCTTTCCCATCACGTGCCCACGAAATTCCGGCTAGTGCACAGACCAGAAACCATTGGATGAGGGTTATACGCATGATTCTTAAAAGCCTTTCATCTACAAAGCGTAGTTTTTGCATACATTTGTCATGTTTTGTTGGGTGAGCAAAAAAATTCAACAAAATCCCCCCAACCCATTCATTGTCAGTGAATGGCACGGCTTGTCAGGTCAGAAAATAGGGGGATAATTCGGAGGTCAGCTATGCGTCAACATGGCTGACCTTTTTTAGTGGAGGGCGGTAATCGTAGGCATACGGTAGTGGGGTTAGGTGTTAGGAATAGGAATTATTGGCAACGTTGGCCGCCTGTAATCGTCACCTGATTTCCCTGAATGGCATACTGCGCTTCAAGTGCTTTACAAACGACGGCCAATTTATCGTGAAAGGGTTGCCCAACCAGCGAGGCTGACAGTGAGCATTTACCCAACATGGTTTCATCATAAATGATGTGAACACCATACGCCTTCTCCAGTGTACTAAACACCTCAGCAACAGGCGTCTCGTCAAAATCAAAAGACTGTTTGGCAACCACCTGCGTTTCGGGTTGTGCAAACATACTGCCGGGCATACGAACCAGCCGCTTACTGGCATCCGAGTATTCCGCACCCTGATTTGGTGTCAACACAAGTCCACTTAATTCGGGGCTAGCCGCTTTCTGCCGAACAGACGATGATTCGTCTAAGGCATACACGGCCACGCTACCCGTTTTTACCGCCACTTTTATCGGCTGGCCCGACTCGGGCGCATCGACCATAAAGCTGGTTCCCAAGACTTTAGTCGCAATACCACGGGTATACACCAGAAAGGGTCGGGCTGGATTTTTCACGATTTCAAAAAAAGCTTTCCCCGTTAAATAGACCTCCCGCTGCTGAAACGTATCCGGATAACTCAGGCGGCTACCGGGTTGCAGCACGACCGAACTACCATCGCTGAGCAAAACCGTCAGGGGTTTATCGGTATCATTTCGAGCCTCTTTTAAGGTTATTCCTGCCGGAGTTTCCTTCACAAACTGCTGGTAACTTTCGGGTTGAACCGCCTGCCGTTGGCTATACCAATACGCCCCTAAACCGATGCTGATTACCAGGGCTATCGAAGCCGCCATGCGCAACCAACTCCAGCTGGTGCCAACTGTCCGGGTGAACGGGGCAACCACCTTTTCGTTGCTCTCCTCCCGAACATGCTTCTGTATATATTGGCGCATCATTTCGCTCTGGGCTGCCGTTGGCTGCTGCTGACCGGTTTGCTCCGCGAATACCAGAATGTACTGACGCGCCATCTCCACTGCTGGCTTTTTATCGGGATGTGCCTCCAGAAATTGCTGCCAATAGACATCCTGTGTCTCATCGGGATGCTTTACCCAGCGAATAAAATCCGCGTCTTCCAGGAAGTCTGTCAGTGAATAGGAGGCTTGTTTCATAGCGCCAAGAAAAGAGTACCTACACAAGAAGATATAGAATTATTCCCCTTCATTAAGAAAGAAGCAGCAATAGGTCAATTGACCTCTTTTTTCATGAAGTTTTTTTAAAAATTTTTTACAGGCTACATAATAGCCAGAAAATCAGCAGTGATCCGATGAGCCAGTTGCGATTCTGGCGAAGTGATGTAATGGCCCGGTGGATGAAATTGCGAACCGATTTCTCGTTGACATCCATCAACTGAGCGATTTCGGCAATACTGAATTCGTCGTAGTAATATAATGTTAAGGCTTCTACCTGACGCTTGGGCAACTGGGTAAGCAACTCCTGAATCCGCCGACTGAGCAAGTCTCTGGATTCCTGCTCAATCTGTGTCGTCTCTTCCGTAACGGAGGTTGGCGTTGTATCGTCATCGACAAGTTCCTCAATCCGTTCGCCCGTCTGGTATTTCCCCTGCATCCGATGAATCCGGCGACGCAGGGACCGATAGAGATAAAATTTAATGGAGATGATTTCTTCGGATAACGTGGCCCGCATGCGCCAGACGTCAATAAAAACTTCCTGCACAGCATCTTCAACCAGGGCCGAATCGGAGAAGAGTTTGCTACCGTAGTTGTACAACGTGCGGTGGTAGCGGTCGAAAATAGCCGTAAATGCCGATTCATCCCCTTCGCGAAGACCTCGCCAAAGTTGCTGATCGGTGGAATTGTTCGGGGAAGAATGTAAACTGGCCACTGTTAATTAAGCTACCCTTTACGGCATAAGGCTATAATTGGATAAACTTAATTATAGATACGCAAAATACAATTAGTTTGAATGAAAGAGTTGGTGAACATGTATCAGATGCTTACTGTGGTGTCAGATGCTTACATCTGACACGAGAGGTTTCTCAAAACCTCGTTCTCGCTTGGCTTTGCCGAGTGAGAACGGGGATATGCGAAAACCTGGATTGATCCGCTTATTTTCGCCGAGGATGGCGACCTTTCTGAAAAAGAGCGCCTATTGGCAACAAAATTAGTAGAGAGCAATCGAGAAATCCTGCTTGACTTATATGCAAAAGCAAGGGCGGGCGAAAAAATAAAAGCAATAACCTTTAAGATAAAACAACATGGAAGGCTACGGCGGCACTACACCGGTTATAAAAAAAGTAACATTTCCCAAGCGAGGCAAATTTGAAGTTTCGCTTGAAGATGGACGGTCGATCATGTTGCCTGTTTCACGGTTTCCTTCATTACAAAAGGTTCCGTTAGCACGCCGTAACAAGTATATAATTGGCAATGGGAATACAATCATATGGCATGATTGCGCCGAAGTCTATCATATACAGGATTTCTTTGGCTTCCCTGACGATTATCGTTATAAGGGGTAATTCAAAGATAGTAAATACAAGCCTCTCGTTCTCACGTTAGGTTTTGAGAAACCTTTGGATGTCGGGTTTGGAACCCGACATCACTCAACTCCCATCACCGAACCCACTTTCCTTTCACATTATCCAGATACTTCTGGCCAGAACCTGTGTTTAAAAGCAGAATGTGTTCCTCTGGCTGGAGCCAGCCCTGACGCAGTAATTTCTTCGTGGCTGCCCATATGGCCCCGCCTTCGGGTGCCACGAAAATGCCTTCGTATCGGCAGAGTTCACTGACGCCTTCCAGCATCTCATCTTCAGAAACGGCAATAGCGGTTCCACCGGATTCGCGCAGTACACTTAGCATGAGAGGTTCACCAATAGGGCGTGGAACCGCCAATCCGTTGGCCAGTGTGGGTTTGCCCACATACTGTTTACTGTTTGCCTGTTTCCCCAGATACGTATCGACAACGGGCGAGCAGTTCTCTGCCTGCACAGCCACCATTCGGGGCAAGCGCTGATTTTGGGGCAACCAGCCCAGCATTTTCATTTCGTGAAACGCTTTCCAGATGCCAATCAGACCAGTTCCGCCACCCGTTGGGTACATGATTACATCGGGTAACTGCCAGTTCAACTGCTCGGCAATTTCATAACCCATCGTCTTCTTGCCCTCCAGTCGGTAAGGTTCTTTCAGTGTCGAGACGTCGAAATAAGCGCCGGTCTGGTTCAACTCCTGTACTTTAGCCGCACAGTCATTGATCAGTCCGTCTACTTCAATAAGGGTGGCATTGTAGCCAATGCATTCTTCCTTAAAGGCATCGGGCGTGTGACGCGGCATGACCACCACGGCTTCCAGTCCTGCTCTGGCGCAGTAAGCCGCCATAGCAACACCCGCATTACCAGCGGTGGGAATAATACAGGCCTCTTCGCCATTTTCTTTGGCTTTCGAAACGGCCATGCATAACCCTCTCGCTTTGAATGAACCGGTAGGATTCAGGCCTTCGTCTTTCAGGCTCAGGTGATGCAGATCGTGTCTGTCGGCTAAACGGTTAAGGTTTAGAATCGGCGTGAAGCCTTCGCCAAGCGTGATCTGATTTTCTGGCAGAATAACGGGCAGGAGTTCTTCATAGCGCCAGAGCGACTTACTCCGCATGATCAAATCTGATTTCTGGACGCTTCCCTCCCCAATTACATACTGACAAAGCAGCGGGGCCTGGCAACAAACAGATAAGGTCTGGCGCACAAGCGCATTATGAATGGAGCCGCATTGCGAACAATGTAAATCTCCCAAACGTGATGAAGTGATGGCAATGTTCATGGTTGTATTTTCCCGAAAAGTCCCGGTTAACAACGCATGAAGCAAATAGCGTTTTGGCATGAGTTATTCCACAATGGAATAATGCCGCTTGGTAAAGTGAATAAATGTACTGACTAGTCGGTTGTTTTCGGTGCCTTTCCGCTGGATGAAATAGAAGGTTCGCTGGAGGGTCAGATCACGAATGGGAACTTCAACCAACTCCCCCGCCGTCAGTTCTTTTAGAATGGCTCGCTTCGGCAAAAAAGCCAGACAGGTATCGGCAAGGACAAAGTTTTTCAGGGCTTCAGTACCTCCCAGGCGAATCAGAATTCGCAACGACGACAGATTGATTCCTTTCTTGCTTAGCTCATCCTCAACTACAGCC
Coding sequences:
- a CDS encoding RagB/SusD family nutrient uptake outer membrane protein, with protein sequence MKIYRILASVLVVFFISSCRQQFLDLSPISNATTDNFYKTGDDIKNALSGSYAALQADGIAGNSYVFGEIASDNTVPVASGSITDQDEFDRFYIKTTNPYISGRWNDCYSAIARFNTILDKIDGITMDAAIKSRYIGEVKFLRGWIYFILVQTYGDVPLVTKPINNPDDGYAYTRNPKTEVYAQIEKDLSEAEAALPVTYTGVDVGRATKGAAKSMLGKVYLTQKKYAQAVAKLKEVIDLNVYAILPSYADVFKVSNKNHKESVFDVQYKSGGSAEGNPWPNLFAPQSSGNSVIAFSGNGNNQPTEDLYKAYEPGDVRRDISMAISYVNASGQVVTANYVKKYFDTPATNNDNGNNIPIIRYADVLLMYAESLNEVGYQPTGEAFTYLNQIRTRAGLKAKTATDIPDQQSFRLAMEQERRVELAFECHRWYDLVRTGRAIPLLNSKKDQIRLVNVLTENNLVFPVPQAQIDVNKDKIKQNPGY
- a CDS encoding TonB-dependent receptor, producing the protein MRITLIQWFLVCALAGISWARDGKAQQLLDQRITLSVESQNVKKVLHQIEKQVDARFVFSSQIIQSDRKISVKSQSEPLSQVLIKLLKPLQLAYEVSGNMIIIRPDRPAKPAPVDVDQASLVTPIEQVARSVSGTVSDQTGVTLPGVNVVIKGTQKGTTTDAQGQFKLELPDTETTLVFSSVGYLPKEVTVGNESILTVTLTTDTKALGEVVVVGYGTQKRADVTAAIASVPMGEIRDMPVSNVATALQGKIPGVVIQQTSGAPGSTPAIKVRGFGSISAGTSPLIVVDGNIVGSGVFGLLSSIDIESIDVLKDASSTAIYGSKGSNGVLLVTTKRGKPGRMNVNLDVYTGFQEITKKIDLLNSQQYAEFAKEASNTAYLDNVPGGSASDPNSVRPSSYLRYRYPRGDLFDWFNYDDPAKVANLPYTDFQDLIFRRAKMSSYQLSVSGGNEKARYLVSGSYLKQDGIILKSSLDRYIFRANVEVNLLPKLKVGMNLNPSFKNVQEVTAENQWFNQGIITAALAAIPMAPVYAADGSYSSQLALAAPYNLPGVTNPLANITEYNSPYLSGNLLGNIYADYGFLKNFNYRASANVNFSDNRRNTYRTSRMPLSNLLPPTTAMGTVYSDQNLSWLFNQVVGYTKNINSVHNIEALVGMEATSTKFQSSSASGSSYANDVVETLNASASGSTTTAWSFKTANASVSYFARANYSYKGKYLANLSVRRDGSSIFGPDNRWGTFPAGSLGWRVSEESFMKNIRAISETKLRVSYGLSGNNAFSDNYPYVGQLRPDNYSFNNNLVNGLAPSSLANSKLGWEKNQQFDAGIDVGLVNNRIYLSVDYYHRITKDLLLSVNVPSLTGFTSAYKNIGKMENKGMEFALNTRNMTKGFIWNTTINLSYNRNKVLELGPTGDPIRTTSGSLADLTITQIGAPIGSFYGYKQLGIFQNQADLDANPHDVTSRPGDVKYADIDGDGKITATDRTILGNNQPDFIYGFTNSFSYKGFDLNISIQGTQGGKILNIGRRYFDNMEGNQNQMTTALHRWRSASDPGDGITPRANERSTGNNNAVSSRWVEDASYVRIQNVNLGYRLPTKLLNKVKIQQLRLYVSAQNLYTWTKYLNYNPEVSNYESPLSAGIDYGAYPLARTYTFGINVGF
- a CDS encoding FecR family protein → MKQASYSLTDFLEDADFIRWVKHPDETQDVYWQQFLEAHPDKKPAVEMARQYILVFAEQTGQQQPTAAQSEMMRQYIQKHVREESNEKVVAPFTRTVGTSWSWLRMAASIALVISIGLGAYWYSQRQAVQPESYQQFVKETPAGITLKEARNDTDKPLTVLLSDGSSVVLQPGSRLSYPDTFQQREVYLTGKAFFEIVKNPARPFLVYTRGIATKVLGTSFMVDAPESGQPIKVAVKTGSVAVYALDESSSVRQKAASPELSGLVLTPNQGAEYSDASKRLVRMPGSMFAQPETQVVAKQSFDFDETPVAEVFSTLEKAYGVHIIYDETMLGKCSLSASLVGQPFHDKLAVVCKALEAQYAIQGNQVTITGGQRCQ
- a CDS encoding RNA polymerase sigma factor, giving the protein MASLHSSPNNSTDQQLWRGLREGDESAFTAIFDRYHRTLYNYGSKLFSDSALVEDAVQEVFIDVWRMRATLSEEIISIKFYLYRSLRRRIHRMQGKYQTGERIEELVDDDTTPTSVTEETTQIEQESRDLLSRRIQELLTQLPKRQVEALTLYYYDEFSIAEIAQLMDVNEKSVRNFIHRAITSLRQNRNWLIGSLLIFWLLCSL
- a CDS encoding DUF2442 domain-containing protein, whose amino-acid sequence is MEGYGGTTPVIKKVTFPKRGKFEVSLEDGRSIMLPVSRFPSLQKVPLARRNKYIIGNGNTIIWHDCAEVYHIQDFFGFPDDYRYKG
- a CDS encoding threonine synthase translates to MPKRYLLHALLTGTFRENTTMNIAITSSRLGDLHCSQCGSIHNALVRQTLSVCCQAPLLCQYVIGEGSVQKSDLIMRSKSLWRYEELLPVILPENQITLGEGFTPILNLNRLADRHDLHHLSLKDEGLNPTGSFKARGLCMAVSKAKENGEEACIIPTAGNAGVAMAAYCARAGLEAVVVMPRHTPDAFKEECIGYNATLIEVDGLINDCAAKVQELNQTGAYFDVSTLKEPYRLEGKKTMGYEIAEQLNWQLPDVIMYPTGGGTGLIGIWKAFHEMKMLGWLPQNQRLPRMVAVQAENCSPVVDTYLGKQANSKQYVGKPTLANGLAVPRPIGEPLMLSVLRESGGTAIAVSEDEMLEGVSELCRYEGIFVAPEGGAIWAATKKLLRQGWLQPEEHILLLNTGSGQKYLDNVKGKWVR